CTCTTGGTCGTCATCAGTGTCGACCATTGTGTGTCAGTCGTGTTTCCAGTTTGGGCCCAGAACCATCGCACTGTTAAAAAAGCGTACATTATTGTCGTCCTGGCTTGGCTTCTCGCCATCTCACAGGGCATTCCCTCGTTGATCTTTGGGGATGTTCTAAGTCACCTGGATATAACCATTTGCTACAACGATTATTCATTATACCAAAACGGTCAAGAGTTAGTTACAGTCAGACCCCTCATTACAGGTTTTATTGTCCCTTTCATTGTCATCATCTTCTGCTactccatcatcatcctcaAACTTCGAACCAACAGGATGACCAAGAACTCCAAACCTTTCAAAGTCATGACTGCACTCGTCCTTGCTTTCTTCATCTGCTGGCTGCCCTACCACGTCTTTGTCCTCCTCGAGCTGA
This portion of the Larimichthys crocea isolate SSNF unplaced genomic scaffold, L_crocea_2.0 scaffold83128, whole genome shotgun sequence genome encodes:
- the LOC113745552 gene encoding chemokine-like receptor 1, coding for LVVISVDHCVSVVFPVWAQNHRTVKKAYIIVVLAWLLAISQGIPSLIFGDVLSHLDITICYNDYSLYQNGQELVTVRPLITGFIVPFIVIIFCYSIIILKLRTNRMTKNSKPFKVMTALVLAFFICWLPYHVFVLLELNHQNYDHTILYTGLKIGTSMAAANSFLNPVLYVFMGNDFKGSVLSKMEHAMADEECTT